A window of Leptotrichia wadei contains these coding sequences:
- the infB gene encoding translation initiation factor IF-2 has translation MKVHELAKESGFTASKFMEEIRKFGIDKRHHMNVLSGEEVNLIRKKLQKDVQNQNQSDGSKTENLNKNEGKPKETAAKTVNNHSDNQKNNSIEQNKSNEQNINKNYDTPKRTLEKKKDNNKNKFDKNENKKKMEMKVNLSSQNNNKQNEINKDKQNYQNRDNRDNRENGTRNFQSRDNRNKDGFKRDGRDNNFRKDNRSFNREGNNQPRDNRDNRGFQNRDNRDSRDSRENGTRNFQSRDNRSKDGFKRDGRDNNFKKENRSFNRDGNNQLRDNRDNRSFQNRDNRDNRDNKGNGTRNFKDRQNNRGFSDRGGFNKDKEDFRRDNRNFSGGKKESQAEIPAATVAEKGKAGGKGKGKFEKKKYEKNRRDREQHEKELRSDFRKDDKKKKKNKKHEKAVKDEIVRIEGESIGMITIGDEIVIKDLAEKLGINVSDIIKKFFMEGKLLTANAILSFEEAEEVALDYEVIVEKEEIEEVSYGEKYHLEQEDKEDELVTRAPVITIMGHVDHGKTSLLDALRHTNVMSDEAGGITQKIGAYQVNWKGQRITFIDTPGHEAFTEMRARGANITDISILIVAADDGVKPQTVEAISHAKEAGVPIIVAINKIDKPGADPMKVRTELTEYGLMSPDWGGNTEFVEISAKQKINLEELLETILITAELEELKANPNKRPKAVVVESRLDPKMGAVADVLVQEGTLKIGDVFVAGEAHGRVRSMLDDRGKKINKAIISQPVEITGFNVVPNAGDILYGVESDKQAKKIVEDFIRERKVNDQNKKKHISLESLSQELEEQELKELKCIIRADSKGSVEALKESLEKLNTEKVVVNVIQGSAGAVTEGDVKLAEASNAIIIAFNVRPTTPARIIAEKTGVEIRNYNVIYHATEEIEKAMKGMLDPEFKEVYFGRIEVKQVFKVSNVGNIAGAVVVDGKVTKDSKIRVIRDGIIIFDGELGSLKRFKDDVKEVVMGQECGIGIQDFNDIKAGDIIESYIMEEIPR, from the coding sequence ATGAAAGTGCATGAATTAGCAAAAGAAAGTGGTTTTACGGCATCTAAGTTTATGGAGGAAATCCGAAAATTTGGAATTGATAAAAGACATCACATGAATGTGCTAAGTGGTGAAGAAGTAAATTTGATAAGAAAAAAGCTTCAAAAAGATGTTCAGAATCAAAATCAAAGTGATGGCAGTAAAACTGAAAATCTGAATAAAAATGAAGGAAAACCAAAAGAAACTGCTGCAAAAACGGTAAATAATCATTCAGACAATCAAAAAAACAATAGTATTGAACAAAATAAATCAAATGAACAAAATATTAATAAGAATTATGATACACCAAAGCGAACATTGGAAAAAAAGAAAGATAATAATAAAAATAAATTTGATAAAAACGAAAATAAAAAGAAAATGGAGATGAAAGTTAATTTGAGTAGTCAGAATAATAATAAACAAAATGAAATAAATAAAGATAAACAAAATTATCAAAATAGAGATAACCGAGACAACAGAGAAAATGGAACGAGAAACTTCCAAAGCAGAGATAATCGAAATAAGGACGGATTTAAGCGAGACGGAAGAGACAATAACTTTAGAAAAGACAATAGAAGTTTTAACAGGGAAGGAAATAACCAGCCAAGAGATAATCGAGATAATAGAGGTTTTCAAAATAGAGACAATAGAGATAGCCGTGATAGCAGAGAAAATGGAACGAGAAACTTCCAAAGCAGAGATAATCGAAGTAAGGACGGATTTAAGCGAGACGGAAGAGATAATAACTTTAAAAAAGAAAATAGAAGTTTCAACAGGGATGGAAATAATCAGTTGAGAGATAATCGAGATAATAGAAGTTTCCAAAATAGAGATAATAGGGATAATCGTGATAACAAAGGAAATGGAACAAGAAATTTTAAGGATAGACAGAATAATAGAGGATTTTCCGACAGAGGCGGATTTAATAAGGATAAAGAGGACTTTAGAAGAGACAACAGAAACTTTTCTGGTGGAAAAAAAGAGTCACAAGCTGAAATTCCAGCAGCAACAGTTGCTGAAAAAGGAAAAGCTGGTGGAAAAGGAAAAGGAAAATTTGAAAAGAAAAAATACGAAAAAAATAGAAGAGACAGAGAGCAGCATGAAAAAGAACTTCGTTCTGATTTTAGAAAAGACGACAAAAAGAAAAAGAAAAATAAAAAACATGAAAAAGCTGTTAAGGATGAAATTGTCAGAATTGAAGGAGAGAGCATAGGAATGATAACAATTGGAGATGAAATTGTTATTAAAGACTTAGCTGAAAAATTGGGAATTAATGTTTCTGATATAATTAAAAAATTCTTTATGGAAGGAAAATTGCTTACAGCAAATGCAATTTTATCTTTTGAAGAAGCTGAAGAAGTGGCACTTGACTATGAAGTAATTGTGGAAAAGGAAGAGATTGAAGAAGTTAGTTATGGTGAAAAATATCATCTTGAACAAGAAGATAAAGAAGATGAGCTTGTCACAAGAGCACCTGTTATTACAATTATGGGACACGTTGACCATGGTAAAACTTCATTACTTGATGCACTTAGACATACAAATGTAATGAGTGATGAAGCTGGAGGAATTACACAAAAAATAGGAGCTTACCAAGTAAACTGGAAGGGACAAAGGATTACATTTATTGATACTCCAGGGCATGAGGCGTTTACTGAAATGAGAGCAAGGGGAGCTAATATTACAGATATTTCGATTTTAATTGTAGCAGCTGATGATGGAGTAAAACCTCAAACTGTGGAAGCTATTTCGCATGCTAAGGAAGCTGGAGTTCCAATAATCGTTGCAATTAATAAAATTGATAAGCCAGGAGCTGATCCTATGAAAGTTAGAACAGAATTGACTGAATATGGGTTAATGTCACCTGACTGGGGTGGAAATACAGAATTTGTTGAAATTTCTGCAAAACAAAAAATTAATTTGGAAGAACTTCTGGAAACAATATTAATTACAGCGGAACTTGAAGAATTAAAAGCTAATCCAAATAAACGTCCTAAAGCGGTTGTTGTAGAATCAAGACTTGATCCTAAGATGGGAGCAGTTGCTGATGTGCTTGTGCAAGAAGGAACTTTAAAAATTGGAGATGTATTTGTAGCTGGAGAAGCTCATGGTAGAGTTCGTTCTATGCTTGATGACAGAGGTAAAAAGATAAATAAGGCGATTATTTCACAACCTGTGGAAATTACAGGATTTAATGTTGTACCAAATGCCGGAGATATTCTGTATGGTGTTGAAAGTGATAAACAGGCTAAGAAAATTGTAGAAGACTTTATTCGAGAAAGAAAAGTAAATGATCAAAACAAGAAAAAACATATTTCATTGGAAAGTTTATCACAAGAATTGGAAGAACAAGAATTAAAAGAATTGAAGTGTATTATAAGAGCAGATTCAAAAGGGTCTGTTGAAGCATTGAAAGAATCGCTTGAAAAACTTAATACGGAAAAAGTTGTTGTTAATGTAATTCAAGGAAGTGCTGGAGCAGTAACTGAAGGGGATGTAAAACTTGCAGAAGCATCAAATGCAATTATAATAGCATTTAACGTACGGCCAACAACACCTGCTAGAATCATTGCTGAAAAAACTGGAGTGGAAATTAGAAACTATAACGTAATTTACCATGCAACTGAAGAAATTGAAAAGGCAATGAAGGGAATGCTTGATCCAGAATTTAAAGAAGTTTACTTTGGAAGAATTGAAGTTAAACAAGTATTTAAAGTGTCAAATGTTGGAAATATCGCTGGAGCTGTTGTTGTTGATGGGAAAGTTACAAAAGATTCCAAAATTCGTGTAATTCGTGATGGAATTATTATTTTTGATGGGGAATTAGGTTCACTGAAACGATTTAAGGATGATGTAAAAGAAGTTGTAATGGGACAAGAATGTGGAATTGGTATTCAAGACTTTAATGATATTAAGGCTGGAGATATTATCGAGTCATATATTATGGAAGAAATCCCAAGATAA